Proteins from a genomic interval of Amycolatopsis sp. cg13:
- a CDS encoding 3-hydroxyacyl-CoA dehydrogenase family protein: protein MPYAYTFDQIRDRPVTVFGAGTLGRRIALMFASRGGTVRISDPSADQVAAAAEYVAEALPVLLEKRGSGEVGQVEDAASIEDALRDAWLVVEAVPERLDIKIPLWGQIDEAAPADTIFATNSSSYPSRMMAEKVRDKSRLCNIHFYMPPTANAVDLMSDGETGRTVLDTLLGVLPEFGIHPFEARKESVGFIFNRVWAAIKRESLAVVAEGVARPEDVDGMFKINWHLPYGPFQMMDQVGLDVVLDIENHYADEDPHLPAGPRDLLRTYVDAGKLGIKTGEGFYSYG from the coding sequence ATGCCGTACGCGTACACATTCGACCAGATCCGCGACCGGCCGGTCACCGTGTTCGGTGCCGGGACGCTGGGCAGGCGCATCGCGCTGATGTTCGCCTCGCGCGGTGGAACCGTGCGGATCAGCGACCCAAGCGCCGACCAGGTCGCGGCGGCCGCGGAGTACGTGGCGGAGGCGTTGCCCGTCCTGCTCGAAAAGCGCGGCAGCGGCGAGGTCGGCCAGGTGGAGGACGCCGCGTCGATCGAGGACGCCCTGCGCGACGCGTGGCTCGTCGTCGAGGCGGTGCCGGAGCGGCTGGACATCAAAATCCCGCTGTGGGGCCAAATCGACGAAGCCGCGCCCGCCGACACCATTTTCGCCACGAACTCGTCGTCGTACCCGTCGCGGATGATGGCCGAGAAGGTGCGCGACAAATCGCGGCTGTGCAACATCCACTTCTACATGCCGCCGACGGCGAACGCGGTCGACCTCATGTCCGACGGCGAAACCGGCCGGACTGTGCTCGACACGCTGCTCGGGGTGTTGCCGGAATTCGGCATTCATCCGTTCGAGGCGCGCAAGGAAAGCGTCGGGTTCATTTTCAACCGTGTGTGGGCGGCGATCAAACGGGAATCGCTGGCGGTCGTCGCGGAGGGCGTCGCCCGGCCCGAGGACGTGGACGGGATGTTCAAAATCAACTGGCATCTGCCGTACGGGCCGTTCCAGATGATGGACCAGGTCGGCCTGGACGTGGTGCTGGACATCGAAAACCATTACGCGGACGAGGATCCGCACCTCCCGGCCGGACCCCGGGACCTGCTGCGCACGTATGTCGACGCGGGGAAGCTCGGGATCAAGACCGGCGAGGGGTTCTACTCCTACGGCTGA
- a CDS encoding TetR/AcrR family transcriptional regulator, which produces MTSQDKAPIGRPRGFDANEALRRAMLVFWEQGYEGASLADLTGAMGITKTSMYAAFGNKEQLFRKALALYDEGPASYGPRAWAEPTAAKVAAAILNGAVEATTAPDCPPGCLGVQGSLAAGELGLPARELLVEWRNAARRALEKRFQRAVAEHDLPSTADPARLARYIMTVAFGIAVEAASGASREELQEVADAALSNWPELQRPQ; this is translated from the coding sequence GTGACCAGTCAGGACAAGGCACCCATCGGCCGCCCACGCGGCTTCGACGCCAACGAGGCGCTGCGACGCGCCATGCTGGTGTTCTGGGAACAGGGCTACGAAGGAGCCAGTCTGGCCGACCTGACCGGGGCCATGGGCATCACGAAAACCAGCATGTACGCCGCTTTCGGCAACAAAGAACAGTTGTTCCGCAAGGCTCTAGCCCTCTACGACGAAGGCCCCGCCTCCTACGGCCCGCGAGCCTGGGCAGAACCGACCGCCGCCAAGGTAGCCGCCGCAATCCTCAACGGCGCCGTCGAAGCAACGACCGCTCCTGATTGCCCACCCGGATGCCTAGGCGTCCAGGGCTCGCTGGCAGCAGGCGAACTAGGCCTCCCCGCACGCGAATTGCTAGTCGAATGGCGCAATGCCGCCCGTCGAGCCCTAGAGAAACGCTTCCAGCGCGCGGTAGCCGAACACGACCTGCCCTCGACCGCCGACCCGGCCCGCCTAGCCCGCTACATCATGACGGTCGCGTTCGGCATCGCCGTAGAAGCAGCCAGCGGTGCGAGCCGAGAAGAGCTGCAGGAAGTCGCTGACGCGGCCCTGTCCAACTGGCCGGAACTTCAGCGCCCACAGTAA
- a CDS encoding TetR/AcrR family transcriptional regulator, translating to MGSDRRTHVLDSALEVFARYGYRKASMDDVAKAADISRPGLYFYFSSKPELFRATVRHSLDGSISAARNALADSRRPLRERLVEAFDHWAGRYVGAMAAEIGVLIDSNPDLLGDMPAEYPKQFRVLVIEAIGGRSAADVAETLISTAVGIKYDAETRDEFRERMTVAVDLYCGR from the coding sequence ATGGGCAGCGATCGGCGTACGCACGTGCTGGACTCGGCGTTGGAGGTTTTCGCGCGGTACGGCTATCGCAAGGCGTCCATGGACGACGTCGCGAAGGCTGCGGACATCTCGCGTCCTGGACTGTATTTCTACTTCTCGTCCAAGCCGGAGTTGTTTCGCGCGACTGTGCGGCATTCGCTTGACGGCAGTATCTCCGCGGCGCGGAACGCTCTCGCCGATTCGCGGCGACCGCTGCGGGAGCGGCTGGTTGAGGCGTTTGATCATTGGGCCGGGCGCTACGTCGGGGCGATGGCTGCGGAGATCGGCGTCCTGATCGACTCGAATCCTGACTTGCTCGGTGACATGCCAGCTGAATATCCGAAGCAGTTTCGAGTGCTTGTTATCGAGGCGATCGGTGGGCGCTCCGCTGCTGACGTGGCTGAGACGTTGATCAGCACGGCGGTCGGCATCAAGTACGACGCGGAGACTCGCGACGAGTTTCGGGAGCGGATGACTGTCGCGGTTGATCTTTACTGTGGGCGCTGA
- a CDS encoding helix-turn-helix domain-containing protein yields the protein MSEDDQDLGEVLHAVGPRLRALRKQRNATLTGLAETTGISVSTLSRLEAGQRKPTLELLLALARAYQVPLDELVGAPPTGDPRLHPKPFVRHGRTYLPLTRRPGGLRAYKMILPPEPSAEPPDQRVHEGYEWMYVLSGRLRLMLGEHDVVLRPGEVAEFDTHVPHWFGNAGTEPCEVLALFGPQGERFHVRARPAS from the coding sequence ATGAGCGAAGACGACCAGGACCTCGGCGAGGTCCTGCACGCGGTCGGCCCGAGGCTGCGCGCCCTGCGCAAGCAGCGCAACGCGACCCTGACCGGCCTCGCGGAGACGACCGGGATCTCGGTGAGCACGCTGTCGCGGCTCGAAGCCGGCCAGCGCAAACCGACCCTGGAGCTGCTGCTCGCCCTGGCCCGCGCCTACCAGGTTCCGCTCGACGAACTGGTCGGCGCGCCCCCGACCGGCGATCCGCGCCTGCACCCGAAACCGTTCGTCCGGCACGGCCGCACCTACCTGCCGCTCACCCGGCGTCCGGGCGGCCTGCGCGCCTACAAGATGATCTTGCCGCCGGAGCCCTCGGCTGAGCCTCCGGACCAGCGGGTCCACGAGGGGTACGAGTGGATGTACGTCCTGTCCGGACGGTTGCGCCTGATGCTCGGCGAGCACGACGTCGTCCTTCGGCCGGGCGAGGTCGCGGAGTTCGACACGCACGTTCCGCACTGGTTCGGCAACGCGGGCACCGAGCCCTGCGAGGTCCTGGCCCTTTTCGGTCCGCAAGGGGAGCGCTTCCACGTCCGTGCGCGGCCTGCCTCTTGA
- a CDS encoding TetR/AcrR family transcriptional regulator, producing the protein MTDPEDLTARARIRDAAMRHFGEHGFERATIRGIAVEAGVSLGLVRHHFGSKQELREACDAHLAKLLRQLNDQVPADLTNSSGTANPVAAARIAVGPYRDYLVRALVEGGAAPLFDAMVEAGAERLVAADRRRPDPPTVEPKVRAAIGAAMALSITVLHQHISRAAGVDILSPAGDNLLARALIDIHSHPQLSLDEAQAALDRLPVEGN; encoded by the coding sequence ATGACCGACCCCGAGGACCTCACCGCGCGCGCTCGGATTCGCGACGCGGCGATGCGGCACTTCGGGGAGCACGGGTTCGAGCGCGCCACGATCCGGGGTATCGCCGTGGAAGCGGGCGTGTCGTTGGGGTTGGTGCGGCATCACTTCGGGTCCAAGCAGGAGCTCCGCGAGGCGTGTGACGCGCACTTGGCGAAGCTTCTCCGCCAGCTCAACGACCAGGTTCCGGCCGACCTGACCAACTCCAGCGGCACCGCGAATCCCGTTGCGGCGGCGCGAATCGCGGTCGGGCCGTACCGGGATTACCTCGTCCGGGCGCTGGTCGAAGGCGGGGCCGCGCCGTTGTTCGACGCGATGGTCGAAGCCGGTGCCGAACGGCTCGTCGCGGCTGATCGGCGACGGCCGGATCCGCCGACGGTCGAACCCAAGGTGCGCGCTGCGATCGGCGCGGCGATGGCGTTGTCGATCACCGTGCTGCACCAGCATATTTCCCGCGCGGCCGGCGTCGACATCCTCAGCCCGGCGGGCGACAACCTCCTCGCCCGCGCGCTGATCGACATCCACTCGCATCCCCAGCTCAGCCTCGACGAAGCGCAGGCGGCGCTCGATCGCCTGCCCGTGGAAGGAAACTGA
- a CDS encoding SRPBCC family protein gives MTDTTTGTAKVTLPADDQILITRDFAAPRQHVYRAWTTPDLVKRWWAGKRGTVTSVDIDLRVGGQWRYVLLANGNFEVAFHGEYREIVPEERLVHTEVYETPGAYDVEAPVVTVTFAESGDRTTVTMLTETHTKELRDTILESGMEVGMQESMDALEEVAVSLR, from the coding sequence ATGACCGACACGACGACCGGCACGGCGAAGGTGACGCTGCCCGCTGACGACCAGATCCTGATCACCCGGGATTTCGCCGCTCCGCGGCAGCACGTCTACCGTGCCTGGACCACGCCGGACCTGGTGAAACGCTGGTGGGCGGGCAAACGAGGCACTGTGACGTCCGTGGACATCGACCTGCGAGTCGGCGGCCAATGGCGCTACGTGCTGCTCGCGAACGGCAACTTCGAGGTCGCCTTCCACGGCGAATACCGGGAGATAGTCCCCGAGGAACGGCTGGTCCACACCGAGGTCTACGAAACGCCGGGAGCATACGACGTGGAGGCCCCCGTCGTCACGGTGACCTTCGCCGAATCGGGAGACCGCACCACAGTGACGATGCTGACCGAAACGCACACCAAGGAACTGCGCGACACCATTCTGGAATCCGGCATGGAAGTCGGAATGCAGGAGTCGATGGACGCGCTGGAAGAGGTCGCGGTTTCGCTGCGGTGA
- a CDS encoding FAD-dependent oxidoreductase, translating to MDEKYDVVVVGGGAAGLSGAVALARSRRSVLVVDSGEPRNAPAGHVHNYLGRESTPPAELLSLGRAELAGYGGELVAQTVTSIANGDKGFEISLADGRRTHARRALVATGLVDELPAVAGLAKRWGRDVLHCPYCHGWEVRDRAIGVLSTGPMTVHQALMWRQLTDDVVVFRHTHGDFEEAPLLARGIRIVDGVVAAIETEDDQLTGVRLESGEVVAREALAVAAPARTRADFLAPLGIEPEPVEFNGFVIGTKVPADATGRTSVPGLWVAGNVTDMRAQVVVSAAAGLMAGAAINGDLVEEEAAEAVRQREMPFSHEMEREVARANEHPPFDRGSWEERYRSRDEMWSGRPNDQLVTEASGLEPGHALDAGCGEGGDAIWLAQQGWRVTAVDFSTTAIERGRAQAAKLGVGERITWVAADLGEWVPESKFDLVTTHFLHVPSAARTVAFARLADAVAPGGTLLVVGHDPADLHAGRPHMPDMMFTAEEVAETLDQSWASVTAEVRERAAVGSETVVRDTVLVARKR from the coding sequence GTGGACGAGAAGTACGACGTGGTGGTGGTCGGCGGCGGTGCGGCCGGGCTCAGCGGCGCGGTGGCGCTCGCGCGGTCGCGGCGGTCGGTGCTGGTCGTGGATTCCGGCGAGCCGCGCAACGCGCCGGCCGGGCACGTGCACAACTACCTCGGCCGCGAAAGCACGCCGCCCGCCGAGTTGCTTTCGCTCGGCCGCGCGGAACTGGCCGGGTACGGCGGCGAACTGGTCGCGCAGACGGTGACGTCGATTGCCAACGGGGACAAGGGGTTCGAGATCTCGCTGGCCGACGGACGCCGCACGCACGCGCGGCGGGCGCTGGTCGCGACCGGTCTCGTCGACGAGCTTCCTGCGGTCGCCGGGCTGGCGAAGCGGTGGGGCCGGGACGTGCTGCACTGCCCGTACTGCCACGGCTGGGAGGTGCGCGACCGGGCGATCGGCGTGCTGTCGACCGGTCCGATGACCGTGCACCAGGCGTTGATGTGGCGGCAGCTGACCGACGACGTCGTCGTTTTCCGGCACACGCACGGGGATTTCGAGGAGGCGCCGCTGCTGGCGCGCGGGATCCGGATCGTGGACGGGGTGGTCGCCGCGATCGAGACCGAGGACGACCAGCTGACCGGAGTGCGGCTCGAATCGGGCGAGGTCGTCGCGCGTGAGGCGCTGGCCGTCGCGGCGCCGGCGAGGACGCGCGCGGACTTTCTCGCGCCGCTCGGGATCGAGCCGGAACCGGTGGAGTTCAACGGTTTCGTGATCGGCACGAAGGTTCCCGCGGACGCGACGGGCCGGACGTCCGTGCCTGGTTTGTGGGTGGCGGGGAACGTCACGGACATGCGGGCGCAGGTCGTGGTTTCGGCCGCGGCGGGGTTGATGGCCGGGGCGGCGATCAACGGCGATCTGGTCGAGGAAGAGGCCGCGGAAGCCGTGCGGCAGCGGGAAATGCCGTTCTCGCACGAGATGGAGCGGGAGGTCGCGCGGGCCAACGAGCATCCGCCGTTCGACCGCGGTTCCTGGGAGGAGCGGTATCGCTCGCGGGACGAGATGTGGAGCGGACGGCCGAACGACCAGCTCGTGACCGAGGCTTCCGGCCTGGAACCGGGCCACGCGCTGGATGCGGGCTGCGGCGAGGGCGGCGACGCGATCTGGCTCGCGCAGCAGGGCTGGCGCGTGACGGCAGTCGACTTCTCCACGACGGCCATCGAACGCGGGCGCGCGCAGGCGGCGAAACTCGGCGTGGGCGAGCGGATCACGTGGGTCGCCGCGGACTTGGGCGAGTGGGTGCCGGAGTCGAAGTTCGACCTGGTGACGACGCATTTCCTGCACGTGCCGTCGGCGGCGAGGACGGTGGCGTTCGCGCGGCTCGCGGACGCGGTGGCGCCAGGCGGGACGTTGCTGGTGGTGGGGCATGACCCCGCCGACCTGCACGCCGGGCGGCCGCACATGCCGGACATGATGTTCACGGCTGAGGAAGTGGCCGAGACGTTGGACCAGTCTTGGGCTTCGGTGACCGCGGAGGTTCGGGAGCGGGCGGCGGTCGGATCCGAGACGGTGGTCCGGGACACGGTGCTGGTGGCTCGGAAGAGGTGA
- a CDS encoding chitinase: protein MRLSSPRKLAAALGGLLAVAGLAVPSGTAAAASDSSIALAPYVDMGAWPSPVLSSMSEQSGIKSFTLGFVTGAACKASWFAAYDPRQGWQSDEIAKIRAAGGDVKVSFGGASGVELAQACGDVNSLVGEYEAVIKAYDLKYIDVDIEGAAVADPGSIKLRSEALKKVQDDNPGLKISLTLPVLPTGLTSDGLNVVTSARDAGVNLDLVNVMAMDYYQGAGDQGAKAIQAAQSTQGQLKTALGLSDADAWRKVGLTPMLGVNDSQNEIFYQKDASAVVSFAQSVHLGMLSFWELGRDANACTGALYRCTNISQQPYEFSRIFAGYSG, encoded by the coding sequence ATGCGTCTGTCCTCCCCCCGGAAACTGGCGGCCGCGCTCGGCGGGCTGCTGGCCGTAGCCGGACTCGCGGTCCCGTCGGGCACCGCGGCTGCGGCGAGCGACTCGTCGATCGCGCTCGCGCCCTATGTGGACATGGGCGCGTGGCCGTCGCCCGTGTTGTCGTCGATGTCCGAGCAGAGCGGCATCAAGAGTTTCACTCTCGGCTTCGTCACCGGAGCCGCGTGCAAGGCCAGCTGGTTCGCTGCTTACGATCCCCGGCAGGGCTGGCAGTCCGACGAAATCGCCAAGATCCGCGCGGCTGGCGGAGATGTCAAAGTCTCCTTTGGCGGCGCGTCCGGCGTCGAGCTCGCGCAGGCGTGCGGTGACGTCAATTCGCTCGTCGGCGAGTACGAGGCGGTGATCAAGGCCTACGACCTCAAGTACATCGACGTCGACATCGAGGGCGCGGCGGTCGCCGACCCCGGTTCGATCAAACTTCGTTCCGAAGCACTGAAAAAGGTGCAGGACGACAATCCCGGGCTCAAGATTTCGCTGACGCTGCCGGTGCTTCCCACCGGGCTCACGTCGGACGGGCTGAACGTCGTGACCTCGGCGCGGGACGCGGGCGTCAATCTCGACCTGGTGAACGTCATGGCGATGGACTACTACCAGGGTGCCGGCGACCAGGGAGCCAAGGCGATCCAGGCGGCGCAATCCACGCAGGGCCAGCTGAAAACGGCGCTCGGACTGTCCGATGCGGACGCTTGGCGGAAGGTCGGCCTGACGCCGATGCTGGGCGTCAACGATTCGCAGAACGAGATCTTCTACCAGAAGGACGCCAGCGCGGTCGTGAGCTTCGCGCAGAGTGTCCACCTGGGAATGCTGTCGTTCTGGGAACTCGGCCGGGACGCGAACGCGTGCACCGGCGCGCTGTACCGGTGCACCAACATTTCCCAGCAGCCGTACGAATTCTCGAGGATCTTCGCCGGGTACTCCGGCTGA
- a CDS encoding SDR family NAD(P)-dependent oxidoreductase, with product MPQPSRLHTALDATSTPAHVAADQTRAACNATGATADVVADKTHAAVPASAATDIAAGLIDSACSATSAAADIGADLVHAAVDATGTADVGADPIHSAVNATAVTDVAAHLIHKAVDAISAPTDVATDLIRTAFDATSTAADVVAGLDLAGIRAVVTGATSGLGRETARALASAGADVTLAVRNLSAGKKVADAIATSTGNHAVRAVHLELADLATVAHFAVTWDGPLHLLINNAGVMRPTLGRTPQGWELQFATNHLGHFALALGLRDALTAGANDRGSARIVALTSGAHMYSSVVFDDIHFTRRAYDPQLAYGQSKTANSLFTVEATRRWAADGIVANAVNPGGVSTGLQRDFTQDMKDHLDRLEAAGVFAYKTVEQGAATTLVAATAPQFAHNGGHYLDDGNEAETVPDDADLADNSHAVKRWACDETTARRLWEVSLDLVRQH from the coding sequence GTGCCTCAACCCTCCCGCCTCCACACCGCCTTAGACGCCACGAGCACCCCCGCCCACGTCGCCGCAGACCAGACCCGCGCGGCCTGCAACGCCACCGGTGCCACCGCCGACGTCGTCGCAGACAAGACCCACGCGGCCGTCCCTGCCAGCGCCGCCACCGATATCGCCGCAGGCCTGATCGACAGTGCCTGCAGTGCCACCAGCGCTGCCGCCGATATCGGCGCAGACCTGGTTCACGCGGCCGTCGATGCCACCGGCACCGCCGATGTCGGCGCAGACCCCATCCACTCGGCCGTCAATGCCACCGCCGTCACCGACGTCGCCGCACACCTGATCCACAAGGCCGTCGATGCCATCAGCGCCCCCACCGACGTCGCCACAGACCTCATCCGCACGGCCTTCGACGCCACCAGCACCGCCGCGGACGTCGTCGCAGGCCTGGACCTCGCCGGCATCCGCGCCGTCGTCACCGGTGCCACATCTGGCCTAGGCCGCGAAACAGCCCGCGCACTCGCCTCAGCCGGCGCCGACGTCACCTTGGCCGTGCGCAACCTTTCTGCGGGCAAAAAGGTCGCCGACGCCATCGCGACGTCCACCGGAAACCACGCCGTCCGTGCCGTGCACCTGGAACTGGCCGACCTCGCCACCGTCGCCCACTTCGCCGTCACCTGGGACGGCCCGCTGCACCTGCTGATCAACAACGCCGGCGTCATGCGCCCAACGCTGGGCCGCACCCCGCAGGGCTGGGAACTGCAGTTCGCGACCAATCACCTAGGCCACTTCGCACTGGCACTGGGTCTGCGCGACGCCCTGACCGCCGGCGCGAACGACCGAGGATCGGCCCGGATCGTCGCACTGACCTCCGGCGCGCACATGTACTCATCTGTTGTCTTCGATGACATCCACTTTACCCGGAGAGCCTATGACCCCCAACTGGCTTACGGACAGTCGAAAACGGCCAACTCGCTGTTCACGGTGGAAGCGACCCGCCGATGGGCAGCCGACGGAATCGTCGCCAACGCAGTCAACCCAGGCGGAGTTTCCACTGGCCTGCAACGAGATTTCACCCAAGACATGAAGGACCACCTAGACCGTCTGGAAGCCGCTGGAGTCTTCGCCTACAAGACCGTCGAACAAGGCGCAGCCACCACACTCGTCGCCGCGACCGCCCCACAATTCGCCCATAACGGTGGTCATTACCTGGACGATGGCAACGAAGCCGAGACAGTCCCCGACGACGCCGACTTGGCGGACAACAGTCACGCCGTCAAACGTTGGGCCTGCGACGAGACGACCGCGCGGAGACTGTGGGAGGTGTCCCTGGACCTGGTCCGCCAACACTGA
- a CDS encoding SDR family oxidoreductase, whose product MGQLEGKTAVVTGGSSGIGLAAAERFAEEGAHVFITGRNRDALDAAVKTIGTATAVPGDIADLADLDRLYEAVRARGKGLDVVFANAAAGSFVSLAETTPEHFDQVFGANVRGTLFTVQKALPLLNKGASVILNSSVRADDGLEAFGTYSASKAALRSYARTWANELKGRGVRVNVVSPGTIDTPVLEKAVGADKVDAARASFAARVPLGRMGAPREVADAVLFLASEQSSFILGANIYVDGGEKQF is encoded by the coding sequence ATGGGGCAGCTTGAGGGCAAGACGGCGGTCGTCACCGGTGGCAGCAGCGGGATCGGGTTGGCCGCGGCCGAGAGGTTCGCGGAGGAGGGGGCGCATGTCTTCATCACCGGGCGGAACCGGGACGCGCTGGACGCGGCGGTGAAGACCATCGGGACGGCGACTGCGGTGCCGGGGGACATCGCGGACCTCGCCGACCTGGATCGGCTTTACGAGGCGGTTCGCGCTCGGGGCAAGGGGCTCGACGTCGTGTTCGCCAACGCGGCGGCGGGGTCGTTCGTGAGCTTGGCGGAGACGACCCCGGAGCACTTCGATCAGGTCTTCGGCGCCAACGTTCGCGGCACGCTTTTTACCGTGCAGAAAGCGTTGCCACTGCTTAACAAAGGTGCGTCCGTCATCCTGAATTCGTCGGTCCGGGCTGATGACGGCCTTGAAGCGTTCGGGACGTATTCGGCGTCCAAGGCCGCGCTTCGCTCCTACGCCCGGACTTGGGCCAACGAGCTGAAGGGGCGCGGCGTCAGGGTCAATGTGGTTTCGCCCGGGACCATCGACACACCGGTGCTCGAGAAGGCGGTCGGCGCGGACAAGGTCGATGCGGCACGGGCGAGTTTCGCGGCTCGAGTTCCGCTCGGGCGGATGGGGGCACCGCGCGAGGTTGCTGACGCTGTGTTGTTCCTTGCCTCCGAGCAGAGCAGCTTCATTCTCGGCGCGAACATTTACGTCGACGGTGGCGAGAAGCAGTTCTGA
- a CDS encoding carboxymuconolactone decarboxylase family protein — MPHATIPRIPPLEFDEMDPEQQKLAKLGADTVIQVLARAPEVMEASGKLGAFLLSQGKLHPRIRELAILRVALRCDAPYEWANHAPAALGGGATEAEITALADPDASWSPEDGAVLRAVDELCANVFVSDETWAALAATRDHAEIIEILFLVGYYRMMAGFLNSAGVPVKPGQPALGEAPVPVVRPGQVSRTASGKTGPDGAWKVTFVHPAGSKDLLLDLATDGGAVSGSIFDSQLKVTVPIVSGTVDGPEIAFTALVTDPARFEVSVTGTVDGDVFTGSVTISGGGTFPLSGVREVSPSN, encoded by the coding sequence ATGCCGCACGCGACGATTCCCCGTATCCCGCCGCTCGAATTCGACGAGATGGATCCTGAGCAGCAGAAGCTGGCGAAACTCGGGGCGGACACCGTAATTCAGGTCCTTGCCCGTGCGCCGGAGGTGATGGAGGCGTCCGGGAAATTGGGCGCTTTCCTGTTGAGTCAAGGGAAACTGCATCCGCGGATCCGCGAGCTGGCGATCCTCCGCGTCGCGCTCCGGTGCGACGCGCCGTACGAATGGGCCAATCACGCGCCCGCGGCGCTCGGCGGTGGTGCGACCGAAGCGGAGATCACGGCGCTCGCCGACCCGGACGCCAGCTGGTCGCCCGAGGACGGCGCAGTGCTGCGGGCCGTCGATGAGCTGTGCGCGAATGTCTTTGTGTCCGACGAAACCTGGGCGGCTCTCGCGGCGACCCGGGATCATGCCGAGATCATCGAGATCCTGTTTCTTGTCGGCTATTACCGGATGATGGCGGGGTTTCTGAATTCTGCGGGCGTTCCGGTGAAGCCTGGACAACCCGCGCTCGGCGAAGCTCCGGTTCCGGTGGTGCGGCCGGGGCAGGTTTCCCGGACCGCCAGTGGGAAAACTGGCCCGGACGGTGCCTGGAAGGTCACGTTCGTCCACCCGGCCGGAAGCAAGGACCTCCTTCTCGACCTCGCGACCGACGGCGGAGCGGTGTCCGGTTCCATTTTCGACTCTCAGCTGAAGGTCACGGTCCCCATCGTGTCCGGAACGGTCGACGGCCCGGAAATCGCTTTCACCGCGCTGGTGACTGATCCGGCGCGCTTCGAGGTGAGCGTGACCGGCACGGTCGACGGGGACGTGTTCACCGGCTCAGTCACGATTTCCGGCGGCGGCACCTTCCCGCTGTCCGGAGTCCGGGAGGTCAGTCCCAGTAATTGA
- a CDS encoding ArsR/SmtB family transcription factor yields MARAATTADVFNAVAEPRRREILDVLADGERPVNDLVRVLGLEQPQVSKHLRVLREVGAVEARDEGRQRLYRLNARALKPIHDWVRRYERSWEERFESLDAVLEEMGSIEEDDHDRHDDRHGEGDAAR; encoded by the coding sequence ATGGCACGGGCAGCGACCACCGCGGACGTCTTCAACGCCGTCGCCGAACCACGGCGCCGGGAAATCCTGGACGTCCTCGCCGACGGCGAACGTCCGGTGAACGACCTCGTCCGCGTGCTGGGCCTGGAGCAGCCGCAGGTGTCGAAGCATCTGCGGGTACTGCGCGAGGTCGGCGCGGTCGAGGCGCGAGACGAGGGCAGGCAACGGCTTTACCGGCTGAACGCCCGCGCTCTCAAGCCGATCCACGACTGGGTGCGCCGCTACGAACGTTCCTGGGAGGAACGGTTCGAGTCGCTGGACGCCGTGCTGGAAGAAATGGGCTCGATCGAGGAGGACGACCATGACCGACACGACGACCGGCACGGCGAAGGTGACGCTGCCCGCTGA
- a CDS encoding dihydrofolate reductase family protein yields the protein MGKVLWHVAMSLDGFVAADGHAMDWMSGVRVTPGVHEESIARVGAILGGRRGFDALAARTPGKVAKQPYGGAWSGPVFVLTHHPEDAPAEDGVTFLGCDVREAVETGLAAAGGKDLELHSQDIARQCVELGIVDEFLVHLMPVMLGSGIRLFDNPGGKPVRWDRVHDGDPALAIDLRFRPAAPR from the coding sequence ATGGGCAAGGTGTTGTGGCACGTCGCGATGTCGCTGGACGGGTTTGTCGCCGCGGACGGGCATGCGATGGACTGGATGTCGGGGGTGCGCGTCACGCCGGGGGTGCACGAGGAATCCATCGCGCGGGTCGGGGCGATTTTGGGCGGGCGGCGCGGGTTCGACGCACTCGCCGCACGGACGCCCGGGAAGGTCGCCAAGCAGCCGTACGGCGGGGCGTGGAGCGGGCCGGTTTTCGTGCTTACCCATCATCCGGAGGACGCGCCGGCCGAGGACGGGGTGACGTTTCTCGGCTGCGACGTCCGGGAGGCGGTCGAGACCGGGCTCGCGGCGGCGGGCGGGAAAGACCTTGAGCTGCACAGCCAGGATATCGCGCGACAGTGCGTTGAGCTGGGGATTGTCGACGAGTTCCTCGTGCATCTCATGCCGGTGATGCTCGGGTCCGGCATCCGGTTGTTCGACAATCCGGGCGGGAAACCGGTTCGGTGGGACCGGGTGCACGACGGGGATCCCGCGCTCGCGATCGACCTGCGGTTCCGGCCCGCCGCACCCCGCTGA